Proteins encoded in a region of the Sterolibacterium denitrificans genome:
- a CDS encoding enoyl-CoA hydratase, translating to MSFIQIEKPRPHVTQIILNRPERMNAMAFDVMVPLREALEEVSFDNDCRVVVLTGAGKGFCSGADLVNPGFLPIFEGLTMPGISRRAMKVLDDVILALRDMHQPVIGAINGPAIGGGFCLALACDIRLASDTAYFRPAGINNGLTAAELGLSFLLPRAIGASRAFEIMLSGRDVSAEEAERIGLVSRVLPGEELLDACYQLAERIIGYSHLGVELTKQMLWSSLEAGSMHAHMNHESHAQLFVRMTTRNFEEAIRARKEGRPPQFEDSL from the coding sequence ATGTCCTTCATCCAGATCGAGAAACCCCGTCCCCACGTCACCCAGATCATTCTCAATCGCCCCGAGCGGATGAATGCGATGGCCTTCGACGTGATGGTGCCGCTGCGCGAGGCGCTCGAAGAAGTCAGTTTCGATAACGACTGCCGGGTGGTGGTCTTGACCGGGGCGGGGAAGGGTTTCTGCTCCGGTGCCGATCTGGTCAATCCGGGCTTCCTGCCGATCTTCGAAGGGCTGACCATGCCGGGCATTTCGCGCCGGGCGATGAAGGTGCTCGACGATGTGATCCTCGCGCTGCGCGACATGCACCAGCCGGTGATCGGCGCCATCAACGGCCCGGCCATCGGCGGCGGCTTCTGTCTGGCGCTGGCCTGCGACATCCGCCTGGCGTCCGACACCGCCTATTTCCGCCCGGCTGGCATCAACAACGGCCTGACGGCGGCCGAGCTGGGCCTGTCCTTCCTCCTGCCGCGCGCCATCGGCGCTTCGCGCGCCTTCGAGATCATGCTCTCCGGCCGCGATGTGAGCGCCGAGGAAGCCGAACGCATCGGCCTGGTCTCGCGCGTGCTGCCCGGCGAGGAACTGCTCGATGCCTGCTACCAACTGGCCGAGCGCATCATCGGCTACAGCCACCTGGGCGTGGAACTGACCAAGCAGATGCTCTGGTCCAGCCTCGAAGCCGGCAGCATGCACGCCCACATGAACCACGAAAGCCACGCCCAGCTTTTCGTGCGCATGACCACGCGCAACTTCGAGGAAGCCATCCGCGCCCGCAAGGAAGGCCGGCCGCCGCAGTTCGAAGACTCGCTGTAG